In Lusitaniella coriacea LEGE 07157, the genomic stretch CCCCTCCCTCGCCCTTTCCCCTCGCGAAGCCTTCTTCGCCCCCCAAGAAACCCTTCCCCTCCAACAAACTCCCGGTAGAATTAGCGCCGAACTCGTGTGTCCCTATCCCCCAGGGATCCCCGTCCTAATGCCAGGAGAAACCATCTCTCCCAACTCCCTCAATACCTTGCAACGTATTCTCAACCTTGGGGGGTGCATCACTGGGTGTAGCGATCTCACCCTCAAAACCCTCAAAGTTGTTCGTTAGAATCTGGAGATAGACAGTTACCCTATTACCGATCTTCTATATCGCTGAAATTTCTCCCTTTCTTTGTCGGCGTAGGTTTGCCCCTATTCCCTATTCCCTCGCCGTCAGGTGCTGATAACCGATTACTGATAACTGAAATTTATGCTGTGGAACTACGCAACCCCAGGCATTCCCGACGATCTTTTTGAACGGTTGCCCGGTATTCCCTTAAGCAAGCGAGAAGTGCGCCTGCTGATTCTGTCTGCTTTACGCCTGCAAAAAGATTCTGTCCTTTGGGATATTGGCGCGGGAACGGGAACCATTCCCATCGAATCCGGTTTGCTGTGTCCCAATGCTCAAATTATCGCTGTCGAACGAGACGACGAAGTTGCCAATTTGATTCGCCATAACTGTAATCGTTTCGGAGTGACTAACGTTAAGGTTTTAGAAGGAAGCGCCCCTAAATGTTTGGAAGACCTCAAACCCAAACCCCACCGCGTTTGCATCGAAGGGGGACGACCCATTAAATCTATTTTGGAAGAAGTTTGGCAGCACTTGCAACCAGAAGGTCGCGTTGTCGCCACCGCAGGCAACCTCGAAACCCTGTATGCCATCTCAGAAAGCTTATCCCAATTGCAAGCACGCAATATCGAAGTCGTACAATCTGCGATCAACCGCTTAGAGACGCGCGGGATTCATCAAACTTTTGCCGCCGTTAGCCCCATTTTCATCCTTAGTGGGGAGAAACTTTGAGGAAATCGTCATTAATATTTTAAAGAATAGGAGACTAGAAATTATAATACAGTGAGACTTCGTTAACCTTCTATAAATCTTCTGTTAACCTTATCTCTCCTCTATGTCTGTAGGGGGATGTCTGCGGGAACAGGCTTTAGATGCAGTGATACGTCATCGGAAGTTTGCCCAAGTCGTCCGCTTGCGGGTTGTTTAGAGGGTGCTTCTCTCAATTTTTAATCATAACGCTTATGCCTTTGTCTCGTATTTTAAGTGGAATTGTCGCGATCGTTCTAGCGCTAGGAATGATTGTTATGGGTGGGTGGTATTTTACCCTGGGTTTCATGATTATTGTCTTTTTGGGACAACAGGAATATTTTCGTCTGGTTAAAGCCAAAGGAATTGAACCTGCGGCTAAAACGACCCTTATTGTCTCACAACTGCTGCTGATCACAGCAACCATCTCGCCCCTACTGATGAATGCAATGTTTCCCATTGCGGGAACCTTGATTTGTTTCTATCTCCTTTTTCAGCCCAAAATTGCAACGATTGCCGATATTTCAACTTCAATTTTGGGTTTATTTTATGGCGGTTGGTTGCCCAGCTATTGGATTCGATTGCGAGTTGGGCTTACTGAAACATCCCTGAACATTAAAGATACTCACCTCGCTAACATTCATATTCCTTTCACCGAATATCTCCCGACAAGTTGGACCGATCCTCACACTTTTTCCCAAGC encodes the following:
- a CDS encoding Orn/Lys/Arg family decarboxylase produces the protein PSLALSPREAFFAPQETLPLQQTPGRISAELVCPYPPGIPVLMPGETISPNSLNTLQRILNLGGCITGCSDLTLKTLKVVR
- a CDS encoding phosphatidate cytidylyltransferase encodes the protein MPLSRILSGIVAIVLALGMIVMGGWYFTLGFMIIVFLGQQEYFRLVKAKGIEPAAKTTLIVSQLLLITATISPLLMNAMFPIAGTLICFYLLFQPKIATIADISTSILGLFYGGWLPSYWIRLRVGLTETSLNIKDTHLANIHIPFTEYLPTSWTDPHTFSQALAITLLAFGCIWAADIGAYTMGKFLGRTRLSDISPKKTVEGAFFGILGSVMVAEVGAWYLGWHCWQVSGALLGILIGVTSLLGDLTESMMKRDAGVKDSGQLIPGHGGILDRTDSYVFTAPLVYYFVTLFLPLIPQMW
- the cbiT gene encoding precorrin-6Y C5,15-methyltransferase subunit CbiT — protein: MLWNYATPGIPDDLFERLPGIPLSKREVRLLILSALRLQKDSVLWDIGAGTGTIPIESGLLCPNAQIIAVERDDEVANLIRHNCNRFGVTNVKVLEGSAPKCLEDLKPKPHRVCIEGGRPIKSILEEVWQHLQPEGRVVATAGNLETLYAISESLSQLQARNIEVVQSAINRLETRGIHQTFAAVSPIFILSGEKL